A genomic window from Rhodococcus sp. KBS0724 includes:
- a CDS encoding alpha/beta-hydrolase family protein: MKRVWEGVRRYCKTLHSVGLSFGLVFFVLSMSPSLLPRAWYLQGVATGISVATGYGIGVTVAWMIRKCGVQPTWSARTKKIGWIVLAVLAVILVPLFLILGSWWQQIVRDLVEAPRANRANYILVLLISAAVWFILLEAGRGLRYLTRGLAAVALRFIPKEAAKVASLVVVFALAIFVVNGALYNGLIAFANWSFSGADNDTPDGINQPPIAERSGSPMSAEAWDSLGKEGRTFMGSGPSAEKIAAVTGRDAKQPIRVYAGRESSDSVNGVALRVVDELERTGGFDRGTLAVVTTTGRGWVNDDVASAFEYVQGGDTAIAAMQYSFLPSPLAFIADRETPMAAGRALFNAVYAKWIDLPLDKRPKLVVFGESLGSYGGQAAFAGAQDMATRVDGALWSGTPNFTAQWQEITDSRDSGSPEAVPVIDGGRAIRFAAYPEDLALDAPWDDSRVVYWQHASDPIVWWSFDLLLNKPDWLAEPLGRDVDPGMRWIPLVTFWQVTLDMVFSADVPSGHGHNYGAEAADMWAQILHPEGWSQSDTDTIREALTNNFQPTK, translated from the coding sequence CGGCCTGTCGTTCGGTTTGGTGTTTTTCGTCCTCTCTATGAGCCCGTCCCTGTTACCACGCGCGTGGTATCTGCAGGGCGTGGCAACCGGTATTTCCGTCGCCACGGGATACGGCATCGGTGTGACCGTGGCGTGGATGATCCGCAAATGCGGAGTCCAACCAACCTGGTCGGCTCGGACAAAGAAGATTGGCTGGATCGTACTCGCGGTTCTGGCAGTGATCCTGGTACCTCTCTTCCTGATCCTGGGATCGTGGTGGCAGCAGATCGTCCGTGATCTGGTCGAGGCACCGCGCGCCAACCGGGCGAACTACATACTGGTACTGCTGATTTCGGCAGCAGTATGGTTCATCCTGCTCGAGGCGGGTCGCGGTCTTCGGTACCTCACCAGAGGGCTCGCTGCCGTCGCTCTGCGGTTCATTCCCAAGGAGGCAGCGAAAGTTGCCAGTTTGGTCGTCGTCTTCGCGTTGGCGATCTTCGTCGTCAACGGTGCCCTCTACAACGGGCTCATCGCTTTCGCGAACTGGAGTTTCTCCGGCGCGGACAACGACACACCGGACGGCATCAACCAGCCGCCGATCGCCGAACGCAGTGGTTCACCCATGTCTGCTGAGGCATGGGATTCGCTCGGCAAGGAAGGGCGCACCTTCATGGGTAGCGGCCCGTCCGCCGAGAAGATCGCCGCAGTGACCGGCCGGGACGCAAAGCAACCGATCCGCGTGTACGCCGGCCGCGAGTCGTCCGATTCGGTCAACGGCGTCGCACTGCGGGTCGTCGACGAACTCGAGCGTACCGGTGGCTTCGATCGCGGGACCCTTGCCGTCGTGACCACCACCGGCCGCGGCTGGGTCAACGACGATGTGGCGTCCGCCTTCGAATACGTCCAGGGCGGAGACACCGCCATCGCGGCGATGCAGTACTCGTTCCTTCCCAGCCCTTTGGCGTTCATCGCTGACCGTGAAACCCCGATGGCGGCCGGCCGGGCGCTGTTCAACGCCGTCTACGCGAAGTGGATCGATCTGCCGCTTGACAAGCGTCCCAAGCTTGTCGTCTTCGGTGAGAGTCTCGGATCGTACGGTGGGCAGGCTGCATTCGCGGGAGCACAGGACATGGCGACGCGTGTTGATGGGGCATTGTGGTCGGGGACACCGAACTTCACCGCACAATGGCAGGAGATCACCGATAGTCGGGACTCCGGCTCGCCGGAAGCTGTGCCGGTGATCGATGGCGGTCGGGCGATCCGGTTCGCCGCTTACCCGGAGGATCTCGCGTTGGATGCGCCATGGGACGACTCACGTGTGGTGTATTGGCAGCATGCCAGTGACCCGATTGTCTGGTGGTCCTTCGACCTGCTTCTCAACAAGCCGGACTGGCTGGCCGAGCCTCTCGGCCGTGACGTCGACCCGGGTATGAGGTGGATACCGCTGGTGACGTTCTGGCAGGTGACTCTCGACATGGTGTTCTCGGCTGATGTGCCGTCCGGTCACGGCCACAACTACGGTGCCGAGGCAGCGGACATGTGGGCGCAGATCCTGCACCCCGAGGGCTGGTCTCAGTCGGACACCGACACGATCCGCGAGGCCCTGACGAACAATTTCCAACCCACCAAGTAG